CAGGTTGCGGCTCCACTGGGCCCAGTCCAGGTCGCGTTCGTCGGCGGGACGGACATCGAAGCGGCGCCGCCATTGGCCCGATTCGACCAGGCCGATCAGGATGCCGTTGACGCGCACCCGGCTCGGCGCGAATTCGGTGGCCAGCGAGCGCACCAGGTTGTGCACGCCGGCGCGGGCGGCCGACGTGGCGACCATGTGGGGCTCCGGCTGCACGGCCAGCAGCGAGTTCACGCACACGATCGCGGCGTCCTCCCGGCTTTGCAGCTGCGCCAGGAAGGCGCGGGTCGGCCGCAGGATCGAGAAGAACTTGAGTTGCAGCTCTTCCAGCCAGGCCGCGTCGCTGGTGTCGGCGAAGGTCGACACCCGCCCCTGGCCGGCGTTGTTGACCAGGATGGACGCGGCGCCCAGCTCGGTCTCGACGCGGGCGGCGAACGCGGCCACCTGGTCGGCGTCGAGCACGTCGCAGCGCTGGGCCAGCAGGCGCGCGGCGGGGAAGCGCTGGCGCAGTTGCGCCACGGCGCCCTCGAGGCGCTCGGCATCGCGGCCGCACAGGGCCACGTCGGCGCCCGCTTCGAGCAGCAGTTCGACGGTCGCGTAGCCGATGCCGGACGAACCGCCGGTCACCACGGCCACGCGGCCTGTCAGGTCAGTCATGCGCATGATCGGCCCTCCTCAACGCTGCCACAGGTTGACGACCTGGGCGCCCTGCGCCGGCGTGTGATCCAGCAGGCGCGAGAGCTCGTCGGCCGTGCCGCGCACCCGGGCCACCACGTCGTCGAGCTTGTCGGCGGCGATGCGCGGTTCGGGAATCGTGGCACCGAGGGCCGCCACCACCTTGCCGCTGTGGTCGCGCACCGGGGCCGCCACGGTCGAAATGCCGCGCTCGAAGAAGCCTTCTTCGAGCACATAGCCGCGCTCGCGGTCGCGCTGCACCAGGTTGAACAGGTCCAGCACGGTCTGCGGGGTGTTGTCGGTGTAGGACTTCAGGTGCTCTTCCGGATACAGCTCGCGCAGTTGCGGCAGGGTCATGTCCATCAGCAGTACGCGGCCCAGCACGGTCGCATGCACCGGCAGGCGGGTGCCGACGTTGACGGTGCTGGTGAACGGCGCCGCCATCGTCGACTTGGCCACGTAGATGATCGAGCGGCCGTCGCGCACCACCAGGTTGGTCGAGTAATGGATCTCGTCGCGCAGGCGCTCTAGCAGCGGCCGGCCGATCTCGGTCAACTCCAGCGAGGCCAGGTATTCGAAGCCGAGACGCAGCACGGCCATGCCGAGGCGATAGTCGCGGCCGCCCGGATTGCGCTCGACGAAGCCCATCCGCTCCAGCGTGGTCAGGAGGCGGAACACGGTGGAACGCGGCACATCCAGGCGCTTGGCCAGCTCCGGGGCCGACAGATTCTGTTCGTGCCGGCTGAATTCGCACAGCAGGCGCAGGCCGCGCTCGAGTCCGGGCACGGTGTATTTGTCGGCGCCGTCGTCGTCGGCTTGTTCAGGCTTGTTGTTCATAATGGTCTCGTGATGTGTTGTCAGTTCAGGATGGCGTGGGCGACCGCTTCCGGCTGCTCCACGTGGCAGGCATGGCCGGCATCCGGGATCAGGCCGAACGGGAAGCCGTACAGGCGCGCCACGCCGCAGCTGTCGTCGGGTGTCGTCACCGGATCGAGCGCGCCGCACCACACCTTAGCCGGCACGGTCTGCACCGCGGGATGCGCATGGTTCTCGATCGCGTCGCCGCACAGCAGGTACACCGCCTGGGTGTAGCCGGCCGGGTTCAGCTGGGCCATGTTCCAGCGCACCCAATCGCGCTGGACCGGCGTGGCGCCGGCCGACAGCAGACGCGCCGAGCGCAGCGTGGCCATACCGTGGATCCCGAGCTCCCCCAGGGCCGACAGGCGCTCGCGTTCCACTTGCGTGCCCTGCGCCAGGCGCGCCCGCACGCCGTAGCCGCGCGCCGGGCTGAGCAGCACCAGCTTGTCCAGCGAACCGGGCCAGGTGCCCGCATACGCCGCCGCCATCAGCGCGCCGAGCGAGTGGCCGACCAGGGTGAAGCGCGCGATGCCGAGCCCCCGCACCAGTTGGCGCAGGCGCGCCGCATAGGCGCGGGCATCGGGACGGGTACCGGGCAGCATGGTCGACTTGCCGTAGCCCGGCGCGTTCCAGGCGATCACCCGGGCGCCGGGGACGCTGCGCGACAAGGCCTGCGCGCAGGCGAGCCACGTCGCGGCACCGGAACCGATCCCGTGCAGCAGCACGAACACCTGGCGGCCCGCCGGCGGCGCGTCCGTACCGGCGACCAGCTCGCGGTAGCACACGACGCCGCCGTCGACGGCGATGGTGCGTTCCGGGAACAGCCGGTCCAGCTCCAGCAAGGCGGTTCGCAGGCCGTCCGCTTCCGGTGCGATGGCGTGGTTCATGGTCATCAGCCCCGTTTGATCCTGGCCAGCGGATGGTCCGGCGGATAGGTCGGCGTGATCGGCTTTTGCGCGCCGAGCATCACGCACATCAGCGCGTCCTCCTCGCCGATGTTGATCTCTTCGCGGTACACGCCGGGCGGGATGGACACGACGTCGCGGTCGGTCAGGATGGTTTCATAACGCTCGCCATCCTTTTCCAGGACCAGCTTCAGCTTGCCGCGCAGGACGAAGAACACTTCCTCGACGTCCACGTGCACGTGGGGCGGGCCTTCGTGCCCGGCCGGGATGATCATGGTCGAGAACGTGAAGTGCTCGGACGGGATCACGCTGCTGTCGTTGGCCACGCCGGTGCCGCCGGTGCCGATGTAGCGCATCTGCGCGCGGCGATATTTCGGGTCGTAGTCGGCCTGGAACTTCAGGGCGTTCCAGTCGTAGCGGCGGGTCGAGAAGCGCGCGATGCGCGTATCCATCCACGCCGCGAAGCTGGCGCCTTCGGGCTGGTCCCAGCTGCGCTTGATCTGCTGTTGTTCGGTCAAGTCGTTCATTATTCAGCTCCTGTTAATCAATTCATGACAAAGCCGCCGTTCACGGCGAGGGTCTGGCCGGTGACGAAGCGCGACAGTCCGGACAGGGCGAACAGCACGGCGCCGGTGACGTCCTCGGGAACCTGCAGGCGCTGCAGTGCGCGTCCGTCCTGGTAGGTCTGGTAGCGCTGGGCCGGCACGTATTCGGTCGCTTCGACCTTCGTCAGGCCGGGCGCGATCGCGTTCACGGTGATGTCGTGCGCGCCTTCCTCGCGGGCCAGCGAGCGGGTCATGGCGATGATGGCGCCCTTGCTGGCGACGTAGGCGAGCAGGTTCGGCGCGCCCCACAGCGGCGTATCCGACGCCAGGTTGACGATCGCGCCCCGGCCCGACGCGCGCAGCGCCGGCAGGCAGGCGTTGGTCATCAGCCAGGTGCCGCGCACGTTCACGTCCATCACCTTGTCCCACAGCGCGATGTCGATCTGGCCGGAAGCGCGGCCGCCGGAATTGGTGATGGCGGCGTTGTTCACCAGGCCATCGAGCCCGTCCAGCCAGCCGGTGGCGGCCGCGGCGCAGGTGTCGATCGACACCGGATCGGCCATGTCGAGCGCGAAGCCGTTCACGTCCAGGCCCTGTCGGCGCAGGCTGGCGACGCTGTCCGCCAGCGCATCCTGCAGGATGTCGGCCATGGCGACCTTGGCGCCGGCGGCGGCGATGGCGGCGGCGAAGGCCAGGCCCAGGCCGCGGGCGGCGCCGGTGACGAGCACCTTGCGGCCGGCCAGCAGTTGAGAAGTGTTTTCCATGATCGCTTCCTTCTTATTTGGTGCTGGTGGCGGCGCGCGGCAGGTAGTGCAGGACGCGGCGCTCGGCCCACACGACGGCGGCATAGGTCAGGATGCCGGTCAGGGTCAGTGCGGTGATCGCGACGAACACGGCGGCGGTGTTGCCCTGCCCTTCGCCGTCGACCAGCAGGAAGCCCAGGCCCTTGTTGCCGCCGACCAGTTCACCCACCGTGACGCCGATGACCGCCAGCGTCGACGCGATGCGCAGGCCGGAGAACAGGGCCGGCAACGCCGAGCGGAATTCGACCAGGCAGAAGATCTGCCAGCGGGTGGCGTTCAGCGTGCGCACGAGGTTGACCATGTCCGGATCGACGGTGCGGATCGCCGACAGCACGTTGATCATCACCGGGAAGAACACGATCAGCACGGCGACGAGGATCTTCGGATAGACGGTGTAGCCGAGCCACATCACGAACAGCGGCGCGAACGCCACCTTCGGCGCGATCTGCAGCGCCAGGATGTAGGGCGAGAGCATCGCTTCGGCACGCGGCGACAGGCCCAGCGCCACGCCGACGGCGAGGCCGAGCAGCGAGCCGAGGCCGAAGCCGGCCACCACTTCCAGCGCGGTGACGCCGAAGTGGCTGAGCAGGTCGCTGTTGTGCCACATGAAGCCGGCTTCCTGCACCACCCGGGAAAAGCGCGGCAGGATGAACTCGGGCATCCGCAGCAGGCCCGGGCCCCATTCCCAGGCGGCCAGGAACAGGGCCAGCACCAGCAGGCTGCCGGCCACCGTGTAGGCCTTTTCGCGCAGCGCCGGATTTGCCTTGCGCGGCGTGTCCACGCCCGGCGAGGCGATCGTCGTGGCCGTATTCATTTGGCACCTGCCGCGACGAACTGGTTGGTGTACAGGTCATTGACGGCCGACGCCTTGCTGACGATGCCTTCGCTAACGTAGAACTTCTGCACGTTTTCCATGCGCGCCGGATCGATATGACCGAGCGGCTTCTGGTTGGCGTACACATACTTGCGGTACATGTTCAAGGTCTTCTCGACGCTCGCTTCCTTGCCCCGGTAGGACGGGACGGCGGCCACATAGGCGGCGGTCGCGCCTTTCGGATCGTTCATGATGTCTTCCATGCCGCGCAGCGTCGCGCGCACCAGGCGCTTGAGCAGGTCGGGCTTGTTCCGGATGGTGTCGTCGGAAGCCAGGATGGCCTGGGCCATGCTCTTGAAGCCATTGGTCTCGATGATGTCGACCTTGGCGCCGGCATCGGTGGCGCTGACGATCCAGTCGGGCACGCCGGCCATCGCCTGCGACTTGCCCGCCGCGAAGACCTGCCAGACGCCCGATGGACCGGCAGCCTCGATCTCCGCATCGTTCTTGCCCAGGTCGATGGTCTTCAGGTTGCCCAGCAACGCGTAATAGGTGGTGTCGGTGTAGGACATCACGGTGATGGTCTTGCCCTTCAGGTCCGCGAGCGACTTGATGCCGCCGTTCTGGTGCACGCCGACCATGGTCAGCGAACCGGCGCCCAGCACCGCGATCGCCTTGACCGGCACGCCGTTGGCGCGCACGATGATCGGCGTGTCGCCGATCGCGCCGCCGATCACGGCGTTCCCCGAGCCGATCTGCTTGGCGACGTCGACGCCGCCGCGGGCGGCGACGAACGTGACCTTCAGGTTCTCCGCGGCGTAGTAACCCTTCTGCTGCGCCACCATCCAAGGGGCGAAGGCCAGCGTATTCGGCGGCGCCGGCAGCAGGTAGGTGACTTCTTCCACCGCCGCCAGCGCCGGGGTGGACACCCCCACCGCGAGGGCCGCCGCACAGCCGACGGCGGCGAGGATTGTATGCATGCTCATGTTGACTCCCAATAATCGTAGGTTGGTGCTGCCTTGATCAATGCAGTTCGGCTTCCTGGTCCTTGCCGACTTTCAGCAGTTCCATCAGGCGCCCCGCCAGGGGACCGATTTCAGGCAGCTTGCGGCGCTGGAACGGGTCATCGCGGTACGGCAAGTCGACCACGATCTCTTCGATGATCGTGCCCGGCCGTTCGCTCATCACCAGCAGGCGGTCCGACAGCGCGATGCCCTCGATCAGGTCGTGGGTGATGAACAGCGCTGTCTTCTTTTTCTCGTACAGCATCTTGGCCAGGTCCTGCTGCAGGATCATCTTGGTCTGGGCGTCCAGGGCCGAAAACGGCTCGTCGAGCAGCAGCACCTGCGGGTCCACGGCCAGCGTGCGCGCCAGCGCCGCGCGCTGGCGCATGCCGCCGGACAGCTGGAACGGATAATGGTCTTCGAAGCCCTTCAGGTGGCACTTAGCGAGCAGCTCGCCGGCCACGCGCCGGCGCTCCGCCGGATTGACGCCATCGATCTCCAGGCCCAGCGCGACGTTGTCGCGGATCGTGCGCCAGGGCATCAGGAGGTCCTTCTGCAGCATGAACGCGACCTTGCGCACCGGTTTGGTGACGAGTTCGCCGCCGACGTAGACCTCGCCCGCGCTGGGCAGATAGAGGCCGGCGCCCATGTTCAGCAACGTGCTCTTGCCGCAGCCCGACGGACCGATGATGGACACCACTTCGCCGCTGCGAATCGCGATGTCGACGTTGGTAACCGCCGCCCGCGGTTGAGAAGTTTGCCGGTCGATGAAACTCTTGCCGACTTTGCGGAATTCGATTTCGATCATATGTCTCTCACAGTCCTCGGCGCATTTGCGCCCCGTTTTGTCTCACTTATGAAACAACGGTTCATATATGAATAAACCAGTGAGTGAAATATAGCAGACATTTTGGGCTTTGCTAGCCCCTCGTTTCAAATAAAAATTCACGTTTTATATATGAGACATATTGCCTGCTTATCGGGTGTTTGTGTTGCATCAAGGAACAAAAACGGCGCGCTTTGGCCAAATTGGTCCCGTCATCGCCGGACGCGCAGTGAATATCGTTGACGTCCCGGAGCGGGCTGTGTAAAGTTCGGACTCAATATTCATATATATGACTAGATAACGACATGAATTTTGCACGGAGACATGACGAACGCCTGCCGCTGTACCAGCGCTTGCGGGACGAACTGAGCGAACGGATCGCCGCCCAGCAGTGGCGGCCGGGCGAGGCGATTCCGACCGAAGCCGAACTGGTCAGAGAGTTTTCCGCGTCGATCGGCACGGTCCGCAAGGCGATCGATATGCTGGTCGCCGAGGGCGCACTCGAACGCTTCCAGGGCCGCGGGACGTTCGTGCGGCGCGCCCGCTTCGATTCCTCCCTGTTCCGTTTCTTCCGCTTCCAGAAAGAGAGCGGCGCGCGCCAGGTCCCGGAGGGCCGCATCCTGCGGCGCGAGGTGATGCCTGCGCCGTCGGCCGTCGCGTCCGCCTTACGTCTCGCGCCGGGTGCGGAAGTCATCCACCTGACGCGTTTGCGGCTGCTCGACGGCAAACCGCTGCTCGCGGAGTCGATCTGGCTGCCGAAAGAGAAATTCGCGCCCTTGCTCGACATCGACACCCATGAATTCGGCGACCTGCTGTATCCCCTGTACGAGGAACGTTGCGGCCAGGTGATCGCGGCGGCCGAAGAAGACCTGACCGCCGAGGCCGTGGACGACGTGCATGCGCGCCTGCTGCAATTGACGCCGGGCGCGCCGGTCATCGTGATCGAGCGCGTGGCGCTCGGCTATGACCGCCAGCCGCTGGAGTGGCGCCGCTCGCGCGGCCCCGCCGAGCAGTTCCGCTATCACGTAGAAATCCGCTGAATGAACGACGGGCTCCGGCCCGTCCTCTCCCACTAGAGGCCAGCCCGGCGACGGGCGGGAATGGCCCGCTTTTACCTATCCATTTCGAAGCAGAGGACGACAATGCATTCCACCACTCTCGAGACCGCGCAAGCCGTCTCGCAACTCGAACGCCAGACGATGCGCAAGGTCGCATGGCGCCTGCTGCCGATACTGATGATCGGCTATTTCATCGCCTTCATCGACCGGGTCAACGTCGGCTTTGCCGCGCTGCAGATGAACCATGCGATCGGCCTGAACGCCGCCGCGTTCGGGCTCGGCGGCGGCCTGTTCTACCTCACCTATGTCCTGTTCGAGATCCCGAGCAACCTGGCGATGCAGAAGGTCGGCGCCCGGCTGTGGATCGCCCGCATCATGGTGAGCTGGGGCCTCGTGTCCGCCGCGACCGCCTTCATTTCCGGCCCGTCGTCGTTCTACGCGATGCGGATCCTGCTCGGCGCGGCGGAAGCCGGCTTCTTCCCGGGCGTCATTCTGTACCTGACGCAGT
This genomic stretch from Massilia putida harbors:
- a CDS encoding SDR family oxidoreductase; its protein translation is MRMTDLTGRVAVVTGGSSGIGYATVELLLEAGADVALCGRDAERLEGAVAQLRQRFPAARLLAQRCDVLDADQVAAFAARVETELGAASILVNNAGQGRVSTFADTSDAAWLEELQLKFFSILRPTRAFLAQLQSREDAAIVCVNSLLAVQPEPHMVATSAARAGVHNLVRSLATEFAPSRVRVNGILIGLVESGQWRRRFDVRPADERDLDWAQWSRNLARKKQIQLGRLGLPEEAARAILFLASPLSSYTTGSHIDVSGGLSRHV
- a CDS encoding IclR family transcriptional regulator, yielding MNNKPEQADDDGADKYTVPGLERGLRLLCEFSRHEQNLSAPELAKRLDVPRSTVFRLLTTLERMGFVERNPGGRDYRLGMAVLRLGFEYLASLELTEIGRPLLERLRDEIHYSTNLVVRDGRSIIYVAKSTMAAPFTSTVNVGTRLPVHATVLGRVLLMDMTLPQLRELYPEEHLKSYTDNTPQTVLDLFNLVQRDRERGYVLEEGFFERGISTVAAPVRDHSGKVVAALGATIPEPRIAADKLDDVVARVRGTADELSRLLDHTPAQGAQVVNLWQR
- a CDS encoding alpha/beta fold hydrolase, yielding MTMNHAIAPEADGLRTALLELDRLFPERTIAVDGGVVCYRELVAGTDAPPAGRQVFVLLHGIGSGAATWLACAQALSRSVPGARVIAWNAPGYGKSTMLPGTRPDARAYAARLRQLVRGLGIARFTLVGHSLGALMAAAYAGTWPGSLDKLVLLSPARGYGVRARLAQGTQVERERLSALGELGIHGMATLRSARLLSAGATPVQRDWVRWNMAQLNPAGYTQAVYLLCGDAIENHAHPAVQTVPAKVWCGALDPVTTPDDSCGVARLYGFPFGLIPDAGHACHVEQPEAVAHAILN
- a CDS encoding cupin domain-containing protein, with product MNDLTEQQQIKRSWDQPEGASFAAWMDTRIARFSTRRYDWNALKFQADYDPKYRRAQMRYIGTGGTGVANDSSVIPSEHFTFSTMIIPAGHEGPPHVHVDVEEVFFVLRGKLKLVLEKDGERYETILTDRDVVSIPPGVYREEINIGEEDALMCVMLGAQKPITPTYPPDHPLARIKRG
- a CDS encoding SDR family oxidoreductase — translated: MENTSQLLAGRKVLVTGAARGLGLAFAAAIAAAGAKVAMADILQDALADSVASLRRQGLDVNGFALDMADPVSIDTCAAAATGWLDGLDGLVNNAAITNSGGRASGQIDIALWDKVMDVNVRGTWLMTNACLPALRASGRGAIVNLASDTPLWGAPNLLAYVASKGAIIAMTRSLAREEGAHDITVNAIAPGLTKVEATEYVPAQRYQTYQDGRALQRLQVPEDVTGAVLFALSGLSRFVTGQTLAVNGGFVMN
- a CDS encoding ABC transporter permease, encoding MNTATTIASPGVDTPRKANPALREKAYTVAGSLLVLALFLAAWEWGPGLLRMPEFILPRFSRVVQEAGFMWHNSDLLSHFGVTALEVVAGFGLGSLLGLAVGVALGLSPRAEAMLSPYILALQIAPKVAFAPLFVMWLGYTVYPKILVAVLIVFFPVMINVLSAIRTVDPDMVNLVRTLNATRWQIFCLVEFRSALPALFSGLRIASTLAVIGVTVGELVGGNKGLGFLLVDGEGQGNTAAVFVAITALTLTGILTYAAVVWAERRVLHYLPRAATSTK
- a CDS encoding ABC transporter substrate-binding protein, with product MHTILAAVGCAAALAVGVSTPALAAVEEVTYLLPAPPNTLAFAPWMVAQQKGYYAAENLKVTFVAARGGVDVAKQIGSGNAVIGGAIGDTPIIVRANGVPVKAIAVLGAGSLTMVGVHQNGGIKSLADLKGKTITVMSYTDTTYYALLGNLKTIDLGKNDAEIEAAGPSGVWQVFAAGKSQAMAGVPDWIVSATDAGAKVDIIETNGFKSMAQAILASDDTIRNKPDLLKRLVRATLRGMEDIMNDPKGATAAYVAAVPSYRGKEASVEKTLNMYRKYVYANQKPLGHIDPARMENVQKFYVSEGIVSKASAVNDLYTNQFVAAGAK
- a CDS encoding ABC transporter ATP-binding protein; translation: MIEIEFRKVGKSFIDRQTSQPRAAVTNVDIAIRSGEVVSIIGPSGCGKSTLLNMGAGLYLPSAGEVYVGGELVTKPVRKVAFMLQKDLLMPWRTIRDNVALGLEIDGVNPAERRRVAGELLAKCHLKGFEDHYPFQLSGGMRQRAALARTLAVDPQVLLLDEPFSALDAQTKMILQQDLAKMLYEKKKTALFITHDLIEGIALSDRLLVMSERPGTIIEEIVVDLPYRDDPFQRRKLPEIGPLAGRLMELLKVGKDQEAELH
- a CDS encoding GntR family transcriptional regulator; amino-acid sequence: MNFARRHDERLPLYQRLRDELSERIAAQQWRPGEAIPTEAELVREFSASIGTVRKAIDMLVAEGALERFQGRGTFVRRARFDSSLFRFFRFQKESGARQVPEGRILRREVMPAPSAVASALRLAPGAEVIHLTRLRLLDGKPLLAESIWLPKEKFAPLLDIDTHEFGDLLYPLYEERCGQVIAAAEEDLTAEAVDDVHARLLQLTPGAPVIVIERVALGYDRQPLEWRRSRGPAEQFRYHVEIR